A window of Nocardia arthritidis genomic DNA:
AGGATTCGACCCACGGCCAGAACAACGGCGAGGTGTCGACGGTGCGGCGCATCGCCTCCCGGCTGCTGATCGGCTTCTCACCGGTATCGACGAGCGCGACGACCAGCGCCGGATCCAGCTTCGGCGCCGCGACCGGTTCTGCGAAACTGCTGAAATCGCCTGCCGCGCCGAGACCTTCGCCGCGATGCCACTGCACGAACCCACCGAAGATCGATCGCGACGCGCTGCCCGAACCCCGCCGCGCCAGCCGCGACAGCGCACGGGCGTCGAGACCGAGCCGGTACGCTTCCGCGGACGCGGCCGCCAGCGCCGCGAATCCCGACGCCGAGGACGCCAATCCCGCACCGGTGGGCCCGCCATTGACCGTGCGCACTCGCGCATAGCGCCGATCACCCGCCAAATCCCGCACCAGAGAAAGGAATTCGGCGACCCTGACGGCGAAAGCGGGCGGCGCGGGCTCGTCCCCGAGATAGACCTCGTCGACGGTGAGTTCGTCGACGACCGTCACGGTCGTCACCGTCGCGAAAACGCCGAGGGTCAGCGACAGACTACTGGTGACCGGCAGATGCAGCGCCTCGTCACGCTTACCCCAATACTTGATCAACGCGATGTTCGGATGCGCTACCGCGGTGACACCGGAACCCGGTGTGCCAGAGGCTGATCCGGTGTGTGGTCGCGGATTTCGGCGGGCAGTGTCGGAGGTGATCACCAGCAGTCACCTCCGCCTGTGACACACCAGGTTCGGGCCGCTCCCGCTGCCCGCAGGGCCGCGGCGAGCTCGGCCGGTGCCTGCGGGCCCGGGCCGGCCAAGGCGATGACGCAGCCACCGAGGCCACCGCCGGTCAGCTTGGCACCCAGCGCACCGGCATCGAGAGCCGCCGCGATCAGGTGATCGAGTACCGGTGTGCTGACACCCAGCTCGCTCAGCAACCCTTGACAGTCGACGAGCCCCCGGCCTAAGGCTGTCAACCGGCCCGCGGCCAGATCGGCAGAGGCCGCCTCGACCAGCGCGGTGGCGCGGGCCAGCAGTCGCTGCGCTCGTGCTGGATCGTGATCGAGCACGTCGCGCACCCACGCCACCGCGGTACGCGTATCGGCGCCGTGGCCACTGTCGGCGATGACCCACCTAGCCGCGACGGCGATCTCGATCGGACGCGCGGCTCCCTGCTGGAACCAGATAGGCGTCGACGCCAGCACTGCACGGGCGTCGACACCGCTGGCGCGACCGTGCGCGAGGTGTTCGCCGCGCTGCACCCACTCGTAGAGCGTGTCCGGGTCGATCGGCCGGGAATACAGATCGGCCATCGCACGCAGTACTGCGGTGGTGCAGGCGGCGCTGGAACCGAGGCCACGGCCTGGGGGAATTCCGCAGCGGACCACGACGTCCATGGCGGTACCCACCATTCCCCACTTGCCCCACGCTGCTCGGACCGCGGTAGCGGCACCGCGTAACCCGTGCACCTCGTGGGTGCTGCCGTCGACGGTGAACCGGCATTCGAACCCGGCGCCCGCGTCGAGGGCCGCCGGTGCGTCCTCGGGGGCGTCGCACCGATCACACGCTGGATGGACCGACACCTCCACCGTCACCGCGGTGAGGGGAATAGCGATGGCGGGTGTTCCGTGGACGACGGTGTGTTCACCGGCCACGATGACCTTTCCATGGGCGGCACCAATGCCGCACCTGCCGATCTCGCCACCGTGCGGAAGGGCTGTGGGAAGGGGTTTGTCGGCGGGCATCGCCGGTCACCGATCCCGGTGCACGACAAGATCGGCCAGCGTGATGAGATCCTCGGCTGCGATCCCGGCGGGCAGTGCGTCGCGCGCCGCCTGGACTCGATCCTCGGCATACTGCCGCGCCCACCGGCGGCCTCCGGCCGCTTCGGCCAACACTGCCGCCCGCGTGACGTCCGCGGGGCTCATCGGCGTATCGGAGCAGTACATGTCCGCCAACTCCCGAGCGGCCGGGCCCCCGCCGTGCAGGGCGGCCACGACCGGCAGCGACCGTTTGCGGCGCGCCAGGTCGTTCCCGGCGGGCTTTCCGGTGACGGCCGGATCGCCCCAGATTCCGAGCAGATCATCGATCGCTTGGAACGCCAGCCCCGCTTGGCAGCCGAAGGTTTCCAGCGCGGTAACCATGGCCGTCGATGCTCCCGCACACAGCGCGCCCAGCGCGCAGGCAGCGCCCATCAACGCGCCGGTCTTGCCCATCGACATGCGCAGATATTCCTCGACATCGACCGGGCCGCGAACCTCGAACGCACAGTCTTCATGCTGGCCACGACACAACTCGACGACCGCATCCTCCAACCGCGCCACCGCGGCGCCCGCGATACGCTCGGGCAGGTCTGTTGCAAGCAATTCGATCGCGATGGTGTGCAACGTGTCACCGAGAAGGATGGCGTCGGGAATCCCCCAAACACTCCAGACGGTCTCGCGGCCACGCCGGGTCCGGTCCCCGTCCATCACGTCGTCGTGCAGCAGGGTGAAATTGTGGACCAGCTCGACCGCAGCAGCAGCCGACCGGACACCGGCAGGTACATCGCCGCAGACCGCAGCGGCACTGGCAAGAACCAGCGCCGGACGCAACGACTTTCCCGACGCCACAGCACCAGACACCCCCGCGGCATCCCACCAGCCCAGATGATATCCAGCCATACGACGAAGCGGCTCAGGCAAGGCATCGACCGCCTTCACCACCACCGGAAGACTCACAGCGCGCGCCTCGGCCAACAACTGAGCGGCGGTACGCCGCGACACCGGACCAGCAGTCACCGTCCCCGCCGACACCTGGGCCGAGACAACACCATCCCCCGCGCCGGAATCACCTCCGATAGCAACAGCTGCATCAGGATATACGGACACGACAGACCTCGAATCTTTCACATGAACTGCGGTCAATTCAGAACTGCAGACACGCAGTGTTGGTACTTGTCTGTTTTCTGAAAGTCCCCAACTCGTCACGCATTGCGATACACAAAGACGCCCATCGGCACTGACCGAGCAGCCATGCGTCGATGCCCTTTCGTCGCAAACGATAATCCAATATCGCTGCACCGGGCTGGCTCGTCGATGGCAGTCGGCTCCAAACTCTAATTTCGAATATATGCCCCCATTCTCGCCGAAGGCGAAAGACGCTAA
This region includes:
- the mvaD gene encoding diphosphomevalonate decarboxylase; translation: MITSDTARRNPRPHTGSASGTPGSGVTAVAHPNIALIKYWGKRDEALHLPVTSSLSLTLGVFATVTTVTVVDELTVDEVYLGDEPAPPAFAVRVAEFLSLVRDLAGDRRYARVRTVNGGPTGAGLASSASGFAALAAASAEAYRLGLDARALSRLARRGSGSASRSIFGGFVQWHRGEGLGAAGDFSSFAEPVAAPKLDPALVVALVDTGEKPISSREAMRRTVDTSPLFWPWVESCEQDLREMRTALAAGDLAAVGVIAERNALGMHATMLAARPAVRYLSPDSIRVLDRVMALRAEGIAAYATMDAGPNVTVLCDHHDSATVAATLAEIDILMRIVVTAPGPGVAIGAADRVSADDHR
- the mvk gene encoding mevalonate kinase — encoded protein: MPADKPLPTALPHGGEIGRCGIGAAHGKVIVAGEHTVVHGTPAIAIPLTAVTVEVSVHPACDRCDAPEDAPAALDAGAGFECRFTVDGSTHEVHGLRGAATAVRAAWGKWGMVGTAMDVVVRCGIPPGRGLGSSAACTTAVLRAMADLYSRPIDPDTLYEWVQRGEHLAHGRASGVDARAVLASTPIWFQQGAARPIEIAVAARWVIADSGHGADTRTAVAWVRDVLDHDPARAQRLLARATALVEAASADLAAGRLTALGRGLVDCQGLLSELGVSTPVLDHLIAAALDAGALGAKLTGGGLGGCVIALAGPGPQAPAELAAALRAAGAARTWCVTGGGDCW
- a CDS encoding polyprenyl synthetase family protein translates to MSAGTVTAGPVSRRTAAQLLAEARAVSLPVVVKAVDALPEPLRRMAGYHLGWWDAAGVSGAVASGKSLRPALVLASAAAVCGDVPAGVRSAAAAVELVHNFTLLHDDVMDGDRTRRGRETVWSVWGIPDAILLGDTLHTIAIELLATDLPERIAGAAVARLEDAVVELCRGQHEDCAFEVRGPVDVEEYLRMSMGKTGALMGAACALGALCAGASTAMVTALETFGCQAGLAFQAIDDLLGIWGDPAVTGKPAGNDLARRKRSLPVVAALHGGGPAARELADMYCSDTPMSPADVTRAAVLAEAAGGRRWARQYAEDRVQAARDALPAGIAAEDLITLADLVVHRDR